The following are from one region of the Phyllostomus discolor isolate MPI-MPIP mPhyDis1 chromosome 9, mPhyDis1.pri.v3, whole genome shotgun sequence genome:
- the ACOT8 gene encoding acyl-coenzyme A thioesterase 8 isoform X1 has protein sequence MTDMTSPQAPENGQGGGDPPRDLRSVLVTSVLNLEQLDGDLFRGRHYWVPITKRLFGGQIIGQALVAAAKSVSEDDHVHSLHCYFVRAGDPKVPVLYHVERTRTGASFSVRSVRALQHGRPIFICQASFQLVQPSPIQHQFCMPAVPPPEELLDYETLIDQYLRDPNLQEKYRIGLNQIAAQDVPIEIKPVALPTLSQLQNAEPKRMFWVRARGYIGEGDFKMHCCVAAYISDYAFLGTALLPHQEHCKVHFMASLDHSMWFHAPFRADHWMLYECESPWAGKCGATWAKGTGLGLAGSVLPYGAPHRSLALLSPWALASLSLK, from the exons ATGACCGACATGACCTCCCCGCAGGCCCCGGAGAATGGGCAGGGCGGTGGCGATCCCCCCAGGGACCTCCGCAGCGTCCTGGTCACTAGCGTGCTCAACCTCGAGCAGCTGGACGGAGATCTCTTCAG AGGAAGGCATTACTGGGTACCCATAACCAAGCGGCTGTTTGGGGGCCAGATCATAGGCCAGGCCCTGGTGGCTGCAGCCAAGTCTGTGAGTGAGGACGATCACGTGCACTCCCTGCACTGCTATTTTGTGCGGGCAG GGGACCCGAAGGTGCCCGTTTTGTACCATGTCGAGCGGACGCGGACAGGCGCCAGCTTCTCGGTGCGCTCAGTGAGGGCCTTGCAGCATGGCCGGCCCATCTTCATCTGCCAGGCCTCCTTCCAGCTGGTGCAGCCCAGCCCCATACAGCACCAGTTCTGCATGCCCGCGGTGCCCCCGCCGGAGGAGCTGCTGGACTACGAGACCCTCATTGACCAGTACCTAAG GGACCCTAACCTGCAAGAGAAGTACCGCATTGGCCTGAACCAGATTGCCGCCCAGGACGTACCCATTGAGATCAAGCCGGTAGCCCTGCCCACCCTGAGCCAGCTGCAGAACGCAGAGCCCAAGCGCATGTTCTGGGTGCGAGCCCGGGGTTACATTG GGGAGGGCGACTTCAAGATGCACTGCTGCGTGGCCGCCTACATCTCGGACTATGCCTTCCTGGGCACGGCCCTGCTGCCGCACCAGGAGCACTGCAAAGTGCACTTCATGGCCTCCTTGGACCACTCCATGTGGTTCCACGCCCCCTTCCGAGCGGACCACTGGATGCTGTATGAGTGCGAGAGCCCCTGGGCTGGTAAGTGTGGGGCCACGTGGGCCAAGGGCACTGGCCTTGGGTTGGCAGGGAGCGTGCTTCCCTATGGGGCACCACACAGGTCACTTGCTCTCCTGTCCCCCTGGGCGTTGGCATCCTTGTCTTTGAAATGA
- the ACOT8 gene encoding acyl-coenzyme A thioesterase 8 isoform X2 — MTDMTSPQAPENGQGGGDPPRDLRSVLVTSVLNLEQLDGDLFRGRHYWVPITKRLFGGQIIGQALVAAAKSVSEDDHVHSLHCYFVRAGDPKVPVLYHVERTRTGASFSVRSVRALQHGRPIFICQASFQLVQPSPIQHQFCMPAVPPPEELLDYETLIDQYLRDPNLQEKYRIGLNQIAAQDVPIEIKPVALPTLSQLQNAEPKRMFWVRARGYIGEGDFKMHCCVAAYISDYAFLGTALLPHQEHCKVHFMASLDHSMWFHAPFRADHWMLYECESPWAGGSRGLVRGQLWRRDGVLAVSCAQEGVIRVKPQVSGSKL; from the exons ATGACCGACATGACCTCCCCGCAGGCCCCGGAGAATGGGCAGGGCGGTGGCGATCCCCCCAGGGACCTCCGCAGCGTCCTGGTCACTAGCGTGCTCAACCTCGAGCAGCTGGACGGAGATCTCTTCAG AGGAAGGCATTACTGGGTACCCATAACCAAGCGGCTGTTTGGGGGCCAGATCATAGGCCAGGCCCTGGTGGCTGCAGCCAAGTCTGTGAGTGAGGACGATCACGTGCACTCCCTGCACTGCTATTTTGTGCGGGCAG GGGACCCGAAGGTGCCCGTTTTGTACCATGTCGAGCGGACGCGGACAGGCGCCAGCTTCTCGGTGCGCTCAGTGAGGGCCTTGCAGCATGGCCGGCCCATCTTCATCTGCCAGGCCTCCTTCCAGCTGGTGCAGCCCAGCCCCATACAGCACCAGTTCTGCATGCCCGCGGTGCCCCCGCCGGAGGAGCTGCTGGACTACGAGACCCTCATTGACCAGTACCTAAG GGACCCTAACCTGCAAGAGAAGTACCGCATTGGCCTGAACCAGATTGCCGCCCAGGACGTACCCATTGAGATCAAGCCGGTAGCCCTGCCCACCCTGAGCCAGCTGCAGAACGCAGAGCCCAAGCGCATGTTCTGGGTGCGAGCCCGGGGTTACATTG GGGAGGGCGACTTCAAGATGCACTGCTGCGTGGCCGCCTACATCTCGGACTATGCCTTCCTGGGCACGGCCCTGCTGCCGCACCAGGAGCACTGCAAAGTGCACTTCATGGCCTCCTTGGACCACTCCATGTGGTTCCACGCCCCCTTCCGAGCGGACCACTGGATGCTGTATGAGTGCGAGAGCCCCTGGGCTG GTGGCTCCCGGGGGCTGGTCCGCGGGCAGCTGTGGCGCCGGGACGGGGTCCTGGCCGTGTCCTGTGCCCAGGAGGGCGTGATCCGAGTGAAGCCCCAGGTCTCAGGGAGCAAGCTGTAG
- the SNX21 gene encoding sorting nexin-21 has protein sequence MASRLLHRLRHALAGDGPGEAAAGTEGEQFPESSELEDDDAEGLSSRLSGTLSFNSAEDEDDEDDEDDEATGPDPLPPGDGAPGEDAERNPSPDAQRGSQLLTRQLQDFWKKSRNTLVPQRLLFEVTSANVVKEPPSKYVLYTIAVTGPGPPDRQPAQISRRYSDFERLHRNLQRQFRGPMAALSFPRKRLRRNFTAETIARRSRAFEQFLSHLQAVPELRQAPDLQDFFVLPELRRAQSLTCTGLYREALALWANAWQLQAQLDTPSGPDRPLLTLAGLAVCHQELEDPGEARACCERALQLLGDASPHPLLAPFLEAYVRLSWRLGLDKRQSEARLQALQEAGLTPTPPPSLKELLIKEVLD, from the exons ATGGCCTCGCGGCTCCTGCACCGGCTGCGGCACGCCCTGGCGGGCGACGGCCccggggaggcggcggcgggcACGGAGGGCGAGCAGTTCCCGGAGAGCTCGGAGCTAGAGGACGACGACGCCGAGGGCCTGTCCTCCCGCCTCAGCGGCACCCTTAGCTTCAACAGCGCGGAGGACGAGGACGACGAGGACGATGAGGACGACGAGGCGACCGGCCCCGACCCGCTGCCCCCTGGGGACGGGGCGCCAGGAGAGGACGCAG AACGGAACCCCTCACCTGACGCACAGCGCGGCAGTCAGCTCCTGACGCGGCAACTGCAGGATTTCTGGAAGAAGTCCCGGAACACCTTGGTACCCCAGCGGCTGCTCTTCGAGGTGACCAGCGCCAACGTGGTCAAGGAACCCCCCTCCAAGTACGTG CTCTACACCATCGCCGTGACGGGGCCGGGGCCACCGGACCGCCAGCCGGCCCAGATCTCTCGCCGATACTCGGACTTTGAGCGGCTGCACCGAAACCTGCAGCGGCAGTTCCGGGGCCCCATGGCCGCCCTCTCCTTCCCCCGGAAGCGCCTGCGCCGGAACTTCACCGCAGAGACCATCGCCCGCCGCAGCCGGGCCTTCGAGCAGTTCTTGAGCCACCTGCAGGCGGTCCCCGAGCTGCGCCAGGCCCCAGACCTGCAGGACTTCTTCGTGTTGCCCGAGCTGCGGCGGGCGCAGAGCCTCACCTGCACGGGCCTCTATCGCGAGGCCCTGGCGCTCTGGGCCAACGCCTGGCAGCTGCAGGCCCAGCTGGACACCCCATCCGGCCCCGATCGCCCTCTGCTGACCCTGGCTGGGCTGGCTGTGTGCCACCAGGAACTGGAGGACCCTGGGGAGGCCCGGGCGTGCTGCGAGAGAGCTCTTCAGCTGCTGGGGGATGCGAGCCCCCACCCTTTATTGGCGCCCTTTCTGGAGGCCTACGTCCGGCTCTCCTGGCGCCTGGGCCTGGACAAACGCCAATCAGAGGCCCGGCTCCAGGCCCTGCAGGAGGCGGGCCTGACCCCCACGCCACCGCCCAGTCTCAAAGAATTGCTCATCAAGGAGGTACTGGACTGA